The segment agaaggatggttttatttatacataaaagGTGTCTATAAAGGAGGTGTCTAAAAACAATATTTAACAAATGGCATTAATATTGTGGCACTGGTGGAATGCAAAGTAAAAATAATCAGAGCGGGCAAAATTTAATTGGGGAAGACTTTCTGGATtagaattttgaaccagttttgaAGTTGGGGATAGATATACATGCCTAACTTCTATGTCTTGTATCTTGTTTTTCTGTGAACACATGATTTTACATATGGTGTGAGACAGATGTGAGTTTTATGAATGCTGATTTTGTAAGGAGCTAGATGATAGAAAAAAAGTAACTATAGGAGAGATGGTGGTGAAAAGGAAAGGCCAGAAGAGGGGTCAGAAGTAGACAGGGACTGAAATACCAGCTTGTGGAACTTGTTCTTGGATGAGCATTAGAGAGAAATTTATTTAAGACAGTGCTTCCTAACTCAAATAGTACCATGGTTGAGGAAGAGAGCTAAATTCTCTATGCTGAATTCTTACAGTTATATAGGTacacattatttataattttcaaaaacttcAATGGAAAAGGGAAAGCCAGGTTTTGAGTGTCTGCCTTTTTTCCATGGGAAAATTAGAGAAGGCACTGAGTGGGGGACGTTGAAGAAGATTCCAGTTCATTTTTAGGGGTAGCAGAAAAAGCTCCCAAGACTTTAGGATTCCAGTAGGAGATCAGGTTCCTTGACCAGGGCTGCACCCTTGAGTGACTCAGGAGGCCTCAGGGTATGATCCTGTGGATGACTGGAGGCTGGGCAGAGAAAAAGGACAGTACAAAGAGCACCCTCCAAATCCCCCTTTTCCCCTTCCCCAGTCTCTCCTGCTTCTGAGAATCTTCATTTCTTCACTAATCtcatcttttcttccctcttaaGCTTTCTGTCTATTGGTACCATCCTTTCTAACATAAGCATATTCAACTCTCTCCCATTGGAGAAAATCCTTTgattttctttggccttttgcaCTAGTGCCCATTTTGGTCCTCTCCTTTCATCTAAATTTTCTGAAAGAAGCAGCAAATTTACTAATCAGTCCACTGCCACCTGGTTTCTGCTGCTGTCATTCCACTGACTCTGTTCTCACATATGTTATCTGTAACTACTCGGCAGACGTTTTCCAGTTCTTATCCTACTGGATCTATCAGCTGCATGTGATGCTTTGTTGTTCCCTCTGCTATGGCCTTGGTGACCTCTATGCCTTTGTATTCTGGTACTTCTACTTCATTaacccttctttctcttcctggagAGCTTATATTCCTCTCACTACCCCTTTATCATTAGGGTCCTAACAGGAAAGAGGTACTTTGCTCAAATTAGGATAATTTGAGTAGGGTTTATTTGCAAAGAAGTTGTAAAAGGTGTGGGTGTGGGAAGGGTGTTGAGGAACCTGGGACTGGCAATAGCTTAGTAGTCACCAGCCCTAGACCAGAAGAGAAAAGAGGTAGGAGAGGTTCTGGAACCCATATGAGACAGCTGGGTAGAACAGACTCCTTGAGATGAGTAATGAACTTCAGTTGAAGGGCACCAGGAGCTCAAGGAGACCTCATAGGAAGGAACCAGGAGGATAAATACTCCGAcctcactctcctccctcctttcagCCTCCTGTTGGGGCTCCTCATTGGTAAAACACATTGGTAAAACACAACTGGAAGCCAGAGGGCCTGTTGGTGAGTGCTGTGTAGGTTAGCCTTCTGGGACAGAGAGCAGGGTGGAGAAAAGTTGAAGGATCTGAAGTGCACATGGAATTTAACTGGAGTACTCTTGAATGTTGGCTTTGGCTTTCTAGGTTTCTGTCTTCAGTATCTGACAGTTCTCACATTGTATTCATTACTGCCTATGCTGAGTACTGTCAAGTCTGTATCTCTCTTCTTGACTGCTGTAAACTTTAGACCAATATATTTTGGCTGATTCTTTGGTACTACTGTATGGATGTGTTGAAACTCATCTTGTCCAAATCAGAGCTCACTTGTCATCTGCCTTCCTAAACTAGCTATTCCTCAATATTCCCAACCTTGGTGGTACCACTATCCATCTAATTATACCTACCTCATGCGTGTATTCAATCATACTCCAAGTCTTAGGGGATTTGTTCTCTCAAACATTTCTCTAGTCTGTTTCCTCTTCATTCACACTACTACTATTACCCTTGCTAAATCTCTGGGGCCATTGTACCTGTTAGTAGCAAGTTTgacttcataaattaaaaaaaccataATGAATTAAGCAAGGAAAAACCTCATTTCTCTCTtagataaaagaaatccagaggcAGGCATTCCAGGGCTGGTCTGGCAGCTTCACAGGGTCACCAGGGACCCAAGGTCCTTCCTCCTCTGGTCTAGGGCATGCTGGTAAATGCATGGTCTGAGGTGGCACTCCAGCTGTCACCTAATGCCCCAGGCACAGCCCCAAGGAGGGTGAAGAAATGTATCCCCTTACCTTTAAGTAGATATCCCAGAAGTCCCTTGtgctttcatttgcattttactgtctcattggccagaagttggtgatgtcaCAAAATCTAGCTGCAAAGAAGGCTAGAGAATATATTTCCTTAGGTAGCCTTGTTGCTAGAAAAGTAAATTCATTATTCTGTTGATGAGGTGAGGAAGAGGGAAGATTGGGATAGACAACTAAAAATCCTTGCCATAGcattttagaagtttttttttttaaatacaggctTTTAGATTTATAAAAGTGCTAAGAATATTACCTAAAGGGGTCAGTTATAATACTCATAAGTAAAACAACATtgcaaacatatatataataacaaccagttagaaaatataagaaaaactcACTaaaagagaagacatacagagatgTGATAGATATAAAAGCATCAGGGTAAGTTTGGAAATTTTACAAAACTTGGAAAAATAGAATAGACAGGAAGTTTTTGTAAAAGAAGACAATAAGAGAGAACTTTCTGTAacatattaaaactttttaagCTACAGTAGGTTGAACAGTTTGGTATTAGAGAAGGAATAGACTGATCAGGAGAACTGAAAGGAGTCTGGAAATGGACCCagatatatatatggaaatttagACTGTGGTATAGGAGGCATTTCAAATTAGTAGGGAAAATTAGGTATTGATACAGTTTAGTAACCATCTGGAGAAAATTAAGCTAGAACCTTACTTCATCCAAATATAAGGGAGTCAAGCGtggttccttctgtgcccattgTAGCTAAGTCATGTTAACCTTCTGAATGGGTGACCCCTACCACATATACAATCCCCTATTCTGTAGAGCTGGTGAGCCCCACAGCACTGGGCTAAAGATAGCTCTTCTTGCTACTCATTTCTGGTTACTGCCTCTATAAACTCCAAAGTCATATTAGTCATTTTTGCCCCTTCTCCTAACCTTCTCCATATATTATCTGCTAATATGGCCAcaattttccttaaatgttttccTTACCAACCTCAGGTTCTGTCCCAACTCACTGTTAATATTATGGAACTTTTATCAGCATCTTCTTACCATCCATTTGCTGTCTCCAGCCTTTAATCTCTTCCTTTGATCATTCCTCTCACTCTCTTCAGTCAGCATCTGCTATTTGTGTAGCATGTCCACCATAATCCTgaatctttctcttcttttccataGCATCCTATAATCTCACCAGATACAGAGAGTGCTGTCAGAACCCTGTTGAGTTCCATACTTCCTAGCATGGGCTTCATTTAGCTGTGATACAGTCACTTCACAGACTTACTTCTCTCATTTCAGATTGTGAGATGGGGACTGAGAACAAGGAGGTAATTCCCAAGGAAGAAATTTCCGAAGAATCTCAGCCACATGGGGCATTTttagaaaaaatggaagaaaaacttCCAAAGGTGGCGTGCCAGGGTCATGAGTTTGGAGCAGTGTGTGAAGAAGACATATTGGAGGGGCATTCCGGAGAGTCCACAGAAAAGATTCTGGGGCAGGAGTCATCTGAGGAGAGAGACTTTGCATCAGAGTTGATTATCTTTAAGAAATCACCCTCCAGTGAGAAAGATCAGGAGAAGGATGAGAGTGAGCGAATCTGCAGACTCAGCTCAAACCTGCTCACACGTCAGGGAGACACCACATTAGAGGCAGTTAGCACATTTGCTACTTCTGGCCAGAACTTCATAGAGAATTTAGGACCTAACAAAACACACAGAAGTTCTGTGGGAGAAAAGCCTCATACATGCAAAGAATGCGGGAAAGCCTTTAACCAGAACTCACATCTTATTCAGCATATGAGAGTTCATAGTGGAGAGAAACCCTTTGAATGCAAAGAATGTGGAAAAACATTTGGAACTAACTCAAGCCTTCGAAGGCACCTGagaattcatgctggagagaagCCCTTTGCCTGTAACGAATGTGGAAAGGCCTTCATTCAGAGTTCACATCTCATCCACCATCAtagaattcacactggagagagaccttataaatgtGAAGAATGTGGTAAAGCCTTCAGTCAGAATTCAGCCCTTATCCTACATCAGAGAATCCACACCGGGGAGAAACCAtatgaatgtaatgaatgtgggaaGACCTTTAGGGTTAGCTCACAGCTTATTcagcatcagagaattcatactgaagAAAGATACCACGAATGCAATGAGTGTGGCAAAGCCTTCAAGCATAGCTCAGGCCTTATTAGACACCagaaaattcatactggagaaaaaccGTATCTATGTAACGAGTGTGGGAAAGGCTTTGGGCAGAGTTCCGAGCTCATCCGGCATCAAAGAATTCACACAGGAGACAAACCGtatgaatgtaatgaatgtgggaaaACTTTTGGCCAGAACTCAGAGATAATCAGACATATTAGAATTCATACTGGTGAGAAGCCCTACGTTtgtaaggaatgtgggaaggcctttagGGGGAACTCAGAACTTCTTAGACATgagagaattcacactggagagaaaccctatgagTGCTTTGAGTGTGGGAAGGCTTTTAGACGGACCTCTCACCTTATTGTCcaccagagaattcatactggagagaaacctcaTCAGTGTAATGAATGCGCCAGAACCTTTTGGGACAACTCTGAGCTGCTTCTCCACCAGAAAATCCACattggagagaaaccttatgaatgtaatgaatgtgAGAAGACATTCAGCCAGCACTCCCAGCTTATCatacatcagagaattcacactggagagaagccttacgAGTGCCAAGAATGCCAGAAGACCTTCAGTCGGAGCTCTCACCTCCTCCGACATCAAAGTGTCCACTGTATGGAATGATCTGCAAAACAGGAAAGCCTTCTGAGGGAAAAGCTGAAGTCAGACTTCATGTTCTTAATCTGCACCTCGAGTTCTCAGATCAGATGAATGGGCAGAACTTCCCCTGTCCttgtattgatttttatttaagcaGCTGGACAAAAAAGGATGAGGCACTTTTATGAACTGTTCATTGAGAAGTTTCATTGTACTGAGTTAAATCATAAAAGCTGTTTCAGGCCTtaattctcctctttcctttttcctccccttcctccttcccccctTGTGGATCACATAACATTAGGGGTCTGCACCAGCCATCTAGCCCAGATTGTTACTATTCAGGAAAAATGGAAGAATgtgattccatcacctcctaggAATGGCACAGTTGACCCcttgaatattaacccctgaaATGTTAAAGTCTTGGCCTAGAAGACATACCTCTCTGTCTTTTCCACTGTTTAGCACTGGGATTTAGTAAGCTTTATTAGCTTCAAAATGTTCCAAACTCTCTATCAAGTTTCCTTAGAAGATGGCAGTATTAATGAAGAAGCAGGAAACTTGGGTCATCTCCCATCTAGGACTTCCTCAGTGATTTGAAGAGGTGCCCTGATGGAGGAAACTGACAGGCAATTTACAGGATCATAAGTGAAGGCCCTCAGAATCCAGAGAGGCTGATTAGCAAGGCCAGGGGAAAAACAGGTGAGGCCAGGCCACTCAACATGAGTAGAAGCAGCTCTTTCACAGCCGCTCAGACTGACTGCTCCCAAGAATTCTGCTGCGTTCACTTTTGGTCccagttcctgctgctgctgctgctgacaaaTCCTGTGTCAGGAAGTAGCTCAGAGAGGACTGTGCAGCTTCATTGTCAGCAGGCACCAGGCCACAGTGATAAGCAGGTTCACCTGACTGACCAGGGCCCCTGCCTTGCCAAAGCACTTAAGCTCTCATGACCACTGTTGGGGGCCTTGGTTCATGGACCAGAATGTGATAGCCTCTTCTCAGTTTGCCCTTGAccttggaattctctttcttcaaCATCTCTACATGTGTTTTCTGTGTCCccctctgtgtttctttttcctccaagGAAACACATCCTCAATTTTTCATGTGTCAGTGTTTCTGAGGCAGTCTTTCTGAGGTAGTGGGAATTGCACTAATGAGAATCCATCAGGCTTGGGGTTTGGTGTAAGAACTAGACCTTGAATAAAGCACTTCACCTGCTGATccctagtttcctcatctgtaaaataaggggaGTTGAACTAAATGATCTCAAGTTTCAACCAACCCAATAATTCctcaactcttttttaaaaactttatgtatcttcagtgttttattctttaatcTCTTTGTTAAACTAATACTAATCactagtatttattgaatttttactaTGTGTCAGAACAATGCCAGacagtttacatttttattgttacAGCCTCCCTATGATGTGgatcctctctttttaaaaacagacaaacaaaatagCTTTCTtgtggtataatttacataccataaaattctccTGTTCTAAGTGTTCAATTGAGTGCGCTTTAGTTTATAGAGTTGTATAACCGTTAGTGATCTGGGTACTCTAGCCCAATTTGAAAGGTGAGGGGCAGGGGAAATGTCAGGTAACTTGATCACATGATCAAGCTTATGATCACAAAGCTAGTAAGTGCTAGAGCCAAGACTCCAGCCCTGAGCTGTGCTCCGAAGCACTGTGCTGTACTCTGGGTAGGTGGATGCATTACTGCCTTATTCAAAATCCTTTGTACATTTTCTATTAATTACTACATGAATTTGAATATAGCTGATTTAAATCATGTCCTTGGAAACATAACTGGTCATAGCCCAAACCCATCAAATGGGTTTATTCTTGTGTCCCAATATGTGTCCCCTCAGGTTCATGTCCTTGGCTTGAGAAAAGGGCTGTAAAAATAAGATGATTGATTACACAGTTTCCACATCCTTCCAGATACCTCTATTAGAGAACTAATAGACTTTAGCAGTTCTTTAACTTACCTCTTTCCCATGGGTAGATTACAAGTGCAgtgtgctttcatttcttttttcattgctcAAGCTCAAATTGAATTATTCCCAAACATATCTTTCTTACTTGAAACCTGGATGTCACCCATTCCCTTAACTTCTGATTCCTGTGTTTGAACATTTTATTGGCACATACACCCCTTGCCAGCCCTTAATATAGAACTCAGCACCTCTCTAACACTCCCCACAAAGGATCCCTTCACACAAACATACCCATGAGTAATACTGGCTTTACTGAAGATTTTGGTGTGTAAAAAGTGGAGAAGGAGGTTCATATTCTGTTAGACATTTTGTTCTCAGAGTGCCCTTGGACAAACTGCCActgaaaatttttctctttgtccttcCCTCTCAGGTTTATCACTTAAGCTTCTTTTTTCTTGCCAGATAATGAGCAACCCCCCACTTCCAGCTCCATTACCTTCTTAAACCCACTGcttagcaaagagaaaaaaaaaaaaacccttcagttAAATATACTATTGGAACATTAGATGCAATTTTGTGGCCAATTTTTGTTGTGCTCGATCCTAATGTTAAGGGAGGAAGTTCTATCTCATTCTAGAAGAATCTGCCAACATATATTAGTGTTTTCCCAGGAGAAATTCTGGTGAATGAAATTATTTCCACCTTCTTATATACACACTTCCTGTAACCTCACTTCCTGCCTTTACCACCTCTCATCCAGCTAGCTCAGACTCCTCTCTTTTCCTTGTTTGCCCCCTCCCCCTCAATTTACTTGGGAGCCAGAATCTGACCATAATGTAATTACAACTGGTAGTCATAATCTAGTGCAAGTAGAATTctgtcaaggaaaaaaaagacttaagtTTTCTTAATGT is part of the Bubalus kerabau isolate K-KA32 ecotype Philippines breed swamp buffalo chromosome 4, PCC_UOA_SB_1v2, whole genome shotgun sequence genome and harbors:
- the ZFP3 gene encoding zinc finger protein 3 homolog, with protein sequence MGTENKEVIPKEEISEESQPHGAFLEKMEEKLPKVACQGHEFGAVCEEDILEGHSGESTEKILGQESSEERDFASELIIFKKSPSSEKDQEKDESERICRLSSNLLTRQGDTTLEAVSTFATSGQNFIENLGPNKTHRSSVGEKPHTCKECGKAFNQNSHLIQHMRVHSGEKPFECKECGKTFGTNSSLRRHLRIHAGEKPFACNECGKAFIQSSHLIHHHRIHTGERPYKCEECGKAFSQNSALILHQRIHTGEKPYECNECGKTFRVSSQLIQHQRIHTEERYHECNECGKAFKHSSGLIRHQKIHTGEKPYLCNECGKGFGQSSELIRHQRIHTGDKPYECNECGKTFGQNSEIIRHIRIHTGEKPYVCKECGKAFRGNSELLRHERIHTGEKPYECFECGKAFRRTSHLIVHQRIHTGEKPHQCNECARTFWDNSELLLHQKIHIGEKPYECNECEKTFSQHSQLIIHQRIHTGEKPYECQECQKTFSRSSHLLRHQSVHCME